A genomic segment from Mustela lutreola isolate mMusLut2 chromosome 15, mMusLut2.pri, whole genome shotgun sequence encodes:
- the LOC131815775 gene encoding pancreatic progenitor cell differentiation and proliferation factor-like, translating to MRGYCQGFHQPTSDCMAAISSSSSLVATCYQCVLGSTSGNISCASAAIPRHPGLAKADSGYWWARFFFGKSTLPFMAIVLESPEGSESPQASSSIITCDSALEALRKQPRGQPGKANTGPQS from the coding sequence ATGAGGGGTTACTGCCAAGGTTTCCACCAGCCCACAAGCGACTGCATGGCAGCCATCTCCTCCAGCAGCTCGCTTGTGGCCACCTGTTACCAGTGTGTCCTGGGTTCCACTTCTGGTAACATCTCCTGTGCAAGTGCAGCCATCCCTCGCCACCCTGGTCTTGCCAAGGCTGATTCAGGTTATTGGTGGGCAAGGTTCTTTTTTGGGAAGTCCACTCTCCCATTCATGGCTATAGTGTTGGAGTCTCCAGAAGGTTCAGAATCTCCTCAGGCCTCCAGTAGCATAATCACCTGTGACTCAGCTCTGGAAGCCTTGAGGAAGCAGCCTCGTGGCCAGCCTGGAAAAGCCAACACTGGGCCCCAATCCTGA